The proteins below are encoded in one region of Diceros bicornis minor isolate mBicDic1 chromosome 14, mDicBic1.mat.cur, whole genome shotgun sequence:
- the MAD2L1BP gene encoding MAD2L1-binding protein: MAAPEPEVLSQAAVPDLEWYEKSEETHGPQIELLETTSAQQPPNPSEPFCPRDCMVPVVFPGPVSQEGCCRFTCELLKHIMYQRQQLPLPYEQLKHFYRKPSLQAEDVVKKKPRATAEVNSRKCQQALAELESVLSHLEGLFARTLVPRVLILLGGSVVSPKEFYELDLSRLAPNSMDQSLSTAACLRRLFRAIFMADAFSELQAPPLMGTIVMAQGHRDCGEDWFRPKLNYRVPSRGHKLTVTLSCGRPSIPTTAWEDYIWFQAPVTLKGFHE, translated from the exons ATGGCGGCCCCAGAGCCGGAAGTGCTGTCTCAGGCAGCAGTCCCTG ATTTAGAGTGGTATGAGAAGTCGGAGGAAACCCACGGCCCCCAAATAGAACTACTTGAGACCACCTCTGCTCAGCAACCTCCTAACCCTTCGGAGCCCTTTTGCCCCAGAGACTGCATGGTGCCAGTGGTGTTTCCCGGTCCTGTGAGCCAGGAAGGCTGCTGTCGGTTTACTTGTGAACTTCTGAAGCATATCATGTACCAACGGCAGCAACTCCCTCTGCCCTATGAACAGCTTAAGCACTTCTACCGAAAACCTTCTCTCCAG GCGGAGGACGTGGTAAAGAAGAAACCTCGAGCCACTGCTGAGGTGAACAGCAGGAAATGCCAGCAAGCCCTGGCAGAACTGGAGAGTGTCCTCAGCCACCTAGAGGGTCTCTTTGCCCGGACACTAGTACCACGAGTGCTTATCCTCCTTGGCGGCAGTGTTGTAAGTCCCAAGGAGTTCTACGAGCTTGACTTGTCCCGCTTGGCCCCCAACAGCATGGACCAGAGCCTGAGTACAGCGGCTTGTTTGCGTCGTCTCTTCCGAGCTATTTTCATGGCTGATGCCTTCAGTGAGCTGCAGGCTCCTCCACTCATGGGCACCATCGTCATGGCACAGGGGCATCGCGACTGTGGGGAAGATTGGTTTCGACCCAAGCTCAACTACCGAGTGCCCAGCCGGGGCCATAAACTGACTGTGACCCTGTCCTGTGGCAGACCCTCTATCCCAACCACGGCCTGGGAGGATTACATTTGGTTTCAGGCACCAGTGACACTTAAAGGCTTCCATGAGTGA
- the RSPH9 gene encoding radial spoke head protein 9 homolog translates to MDAESLLLSLELASGSGQGLSPDRRASLLTSLMLVKRDYRYDRVLFWGRILGLVADYYIAQGLSEDQLAPRKTLYSLNCMEWSLLPPATEEMAMQTSVVKGRFMGDPSHEYEHTQLQKVHEGEKVFEEEVVVQIKEETRLVSIIDQIDKAVAVIPRGALFKTPFGPIHVNRTFEGLSLSEAKKLSSYFHFREPVELKNKTLLEKADLDPSLDFLDSLEHDIPKGSWSIQMERGNALVVLRSLLWPGLTFYHAPRTKNCGYIYVGTGEKNIDLPFML, encoded by the exons ATGGACGCTGAGAGCCTTCTGCTGTCTCTGGAGCTGGCGTCCGGCAGTGGGCAGGGCCTCAGTCCGGACCGTCGGGCCTCACTGCTTACTTCCCTGATGCTGGTTAAGCGCGACTACCGCTACGATCGGGTCCTCTTCTGGGGCCGCATCCTCGGCCTCGTCGCCGATTACTACATCGCTCAGGGCCTGAGCGAGGACCAGCTCGCACCGCGCAAGACACTCTACAG CCTGAACTGCATGGAGTGGAGCCTCCTGCCCCCTGCCACAGAGGAGATGGCGATGCAGACGTCTGTGGTGAAGGGCCGCTTCATGGGGGACCCCTCGCATGAGTATGAGCACACCCAGCTGCAGAAGGTGCACGAGGGCGAAAAGGTCTTTGAGGAAGAAGTGGTG GTCCAGATCAAGGAAGAGACCCGCTTGGTGTCCATCATTGACCAGATTGACAAGGCTGTGGCTGTCATTCCCCGAGGCGCCCTCTTTAAGACTCCTTTTGGACCCATCCATGTCAATCGGACCTTTGAAG GACTGTCCTTGTCCGAAGCCAAGAAGCTCAGTTCCTACTTCCACTTCAGGGAGCCTGTTGAGCTGAAGAACAAGACCTTGCTTGAGAAGGCCGACCTGGACCCCTCCCTGGACTTCTTGGACTCCTTGGAGCATGACATCCCCAAAG GGTCCTGGAGCATCCAGATGGAGAGGGGCAACGCCCTGGTGGTCCTGCGCAGTCTGCTCTGGCCAGGCCTTACCTTCTACCACGCTCCCCGCACCAAGAACTGTGGCTACATCTACGTGGGCACCGGTGAGAAGAACATAGACTTGCCCTTCATGCTGTAG